A genomic segment from Candidatus Viadribacter manganicus encodes:
- a CDS encoding heme lyase CcmF/NrfE family subunit, giving the protein MIAEIGAFAAALALALSLAQGALGLLFAQSEARAAAAAAISQATALTCALAFGLLMTLFVQSDFTVAVVAANSHIDKPMIYKIAGTWGNHEGSMLLWCLVSATFGAIFATLRGKQSLGLWARTIGVQGLVTAGALIYTLFLSNPFARLDPAPMIGSGLNPLLQDPALAVHPPLLYLGYVGMSVPFSLALAALLEGRADQAWARALRPWTLIAWTCLTLGICLGSYWAYYELGWGGWWFWDPVENASFMPWLVAAALVHSAIVTERRGSLASWTILLAIMGFGLALLGTFLVRSGVLTSVHAFAVDPQRGIAVLILLAVALGSGFGLYAWRAPKLAQPSGFAAVSRESMLVWNNFGLAVAAGVVLIGTLYPLLVEAFGGGLISVGPPFFNATVAPLLAVLFLLLPLGPMLTWRVGDMRAALLKLAPAAILALITLVAALVLTQWRAVPALGLMLAVWLVAGGFIYLWVRLQRGTGKLSAKIALLPLAVWSMSLAHIGAGVLTLGAVAETAFRIERAVALAPGEGVAFAGRRISLLEVGGIEGPNYSATRANFRVDQSNGESRAVSAERRYFSTSPMPTSEVGILSGFDGDIYVALGEEVRGGNGAWTVRLYHNPLVQFIFIGVLMMAIGGGLSLVSLARKRSAPA; this is encoded by the coding sequence ATGATCGCGGAGATCGGCGCGTTCGCCGCTGCGCTGGCGCTTGCATTGTCTTTGGCGCAAGGCGCCCTGGGGCTGCTGTTTGCGCAAAGTGAAGCGCGCGCGGCCGCGGCTGCGGCGATCTCGCAGGCAACTGCGCTGACATGCGCGTTGGCTTTCGGCTTGCTGATGACGCTGTTCGTGCAGTCAGACTTCACAGTCGCTGTTGTCGCGGCCAACTCGCACATCGACAAACCGATGATTTATAAAATTGCCGGTACGTGGGGAAACCACGAAGGCTCGATGCTGCTGTGGTGCTTGGTGTCGGCCACGTTTGGCGCGATCTTCGCGACTTTGCGGGGCAAGCAATCGCTCGGGCTTTGGGCGCGCACTATTGGCGTGCAAGGATTGGTGACGGCGGGCGCGCTGATCTACACGTTGTTCCTCTCCAATCCATTCGCGCGTCTCGACCCGGCGCCGATGATTGGAAGCGGTCTCAATCCGCTGTTGCAAGATCCGGCGCTCGCGGTGCATCCGCCGCTGCTCTATCTTGGATATGTTGGCATGAGTGTGCCGTTCTCTTTGGCGCTCGCGGCCTTGCTTGAGGGACGCGCGGATCAAGCTTGGGCGCGCGCCTTGCGCCCGTGGACGCTGATCGCGTGGACATGTCTAACGCTTGGCATCTGTCTCGGCTCGTATTGGGCATACTACGAACTGGGTTGGGGTGGCTGGTGGTTCTGGGACCCGGTCGAAAACGCGAGCTTCATGCCGTGGTTGGTGGCGGCGGCGCTTGTTCACTCGGCCATCGTCACAGAGCGGCGCGGGTCGCTCGCCAGCTGGACCATTCTTCTTGCGATTATGGGCTTCGGCTTGGCGCTGCTTGGAACCTTCCTTGTGCGCTCCGGCGTTCTGACATCGGTGCATGCGTTCGCCGTTGATCCGCAGCGCGGGATTGCAGTGCTGATCCTGCTCGCAGTTGCGCTGGGTTCGGGATTTGGACTTTACGCATGGCGCGCGCCGAAACTGGCGCAGCCGTCTGGTTTCGCGGCGGTGAGCCGCGAGAGCATGCTGGTGTGGAATAATTTCGGACTGGCCGTCGCGGCGGGCGTTGTGCTGATCGGCACGCTTTATCCGTTGCTCGTCGAGGCATTCGGCGGCGGGCTGATTTCCGTGGGTCCGCCTTTCTTCAATGCGACGGTCGCGCCGTTGCTGGCGGTGTTGTTCTTGCTGTTGCCGCTCGGGCCGATGCTGACGTGGCGGGTCGGCGACATGCGCGCAGCGCTTTTGAAGCTCGCACCGGCAGCGATCTTGGCGCTGATCACGCTTGTTGCGGCGCTGGTGCTAACCCAGTGGCGGGCTGTGCCGGCGCTAGGATTGATGCTGGCCGTGTGGCTCGTCGCGGGCGGTTTCATCTATCTTTGGGTGCGCTTGCAGCGTGGGACCGGCAAACTCTCAGCGAAGATCGCGCTCCTGCCACTTGCGGTTTGGTCGATGAGTTTGGCGCACATCGGCGCCGGCGTGCTGACACTCGGCGCTGTTGCGGAGACGGCCTTCCGCATTGAACGCGCGGTGGCGCTAGCGCCCGGCGAGGGCGTCGCCTTCGCGGGCAGGCGGATTTCGCTGCTTGAAGTCGGCGGCATCGAAGGCCCGAACTATTCGGCGACGCGCGCGAACTTCCGTGTCGATCAGAGCAACGGAGAGTCACGGGCGGTTTCAGCCGAGCGACGCTATTTCTCGACATCGCCGATGCCAACGTCCGAGGTTGGCATTTTGAGCGGTTTTGACGGCGATATTTACGTGGCCCTTGGCGAAGAGGTTCGCGGTGGCAATGGCGCCTGGACGGTGCGTCTCTATCATAATCCGCTGGTGCAGTTCATTTTCATCGGCGTGTTGATGATGGCGATTGGCGGGGGGCTGAGCTTGGTCTCGCTTGCGCGCAAGCGGAGTGCGCCGGCATGA
- a CDS encoding tetratricopeptide repeat protein has translation MLTPLIVVLVGALLAAFSAFWALRAARRAGGDAKTGRTVLLTLAATSVIALTVYLVNGRPDLPGGAYASRLEALRQRPPETYNMQDWLAVLAEDARANPRDPWPYLASGEIYLRANRPQEAARAFDAALRREPRSADALIGLARAVAGSEGTYTPEALAFLEQATTVTNEPAPWVYRAMAAMEGGRDAEAQRMWGEALARMGQDDPRREMARRFASGQPP, from the coding sequence GTGTTGACGCCCTTAATTGTCGTTCTTGTCGGCGCTCTGTTGGCGGCCTTTTCAGCGTTTTGGGCGCTGCGCGCCGCGCGTCGTGCGGGCGGCGATGCAAAAACCGGGCGCACGGTTTTGCTCACGCTGGCCGCGACGAGTGTGATCGCGCTCACGGTCTATCTTGTGAACGGCCGGCCGGATCTGCCCGGTGGCGCCTATGCCTCGCGGCTGGAAGCGCTGCGGCAGCGGCCGCCTGAGACCTACAACATGCAAGACTGGCTCGCTGTGCTCGCGGAGGATGCGCGAGCGAACCCGCGCGATCCTTGGCCTTATCTTGCGAGCGGCGAAATTTATCTGCGCGCCAATCGCCCACAAGAAGCGGCGCGCGCATTTGATGCGGCGTTGCGGCGCGAGCCACGCTCGGCAGATGCGTTGATCGGTTTGGCGCGTGCGGTGGCCGGCTCCGAGGGAACTTACACGCCGGAGGCGTTGGCGTTCCTTGAGCAGGCGACGACGGTGACGAACGAGCCGGCGCCTTGGGTTTATCGTGCGATGGCGGCGATGGAAGGCGGGCGCGATGCGGAGGCGCAACGTATGTGGGGTGAAGCGTTGGCCCGAATGGGACAGGACGACCCACGTCGCGAGATGGCGCGGCGCTTTGCATCGGGGCAACCGCCATGA
- a CDS encoding cytochrome c-type biogenesis protein produces the protein MSLVTVLLAAVGPSALGDPAHETRAQSLDQEIRCVQCENEPIAQSTADIAADMRALVRERIAAGDSDEEIRNFFRRRYGDFVLFRPPFDARTWALWAAPLLLGGAGLVAVLAGRRRRTAAAVDFTPEDGER, from the coding sequence ATGAGTCTCGTCACGGTGCTTCTTGCCGCCGTTGGGCCCTCCGCTTTGGGCGATCCTGCCCACGAGACGCGGGCGCAATCGCTAGACCAAGAGATCCGCTGCGTTCAGTGCGAGAATGAGCCGATCGCTCAATCCACAGCTGACATTGCCGCCGATATGCGTGCGCTGGTGCGTGAGCGGATCGCGGCTGGGGATAGCGATGAGGAGATCCGGAATTTCTTCCGGCGGCGCTACGGCGACTTCGTCCTGTTCCGCCCGCCGTTTGACGCCCGGACCTGGGCGCTTTGGGCCGCTCCGCTGCTCCTGGGCGGCGCGGGCCTCGTTGCGGTCTTGGCTGGACGGCGGAGACGAACCGCCGCGGCGGTGGATTTCACCCCAGAAGATGGTGAACGATAA
- a CDS encoding sensor histidine kinase — translation MTASAGSIIQRFRAAIRHSLAARLLTIAVVSVFGLVLMGWIAHAQFNAQLLRLLIDPEIESVADDLIGNAGPGLSDELILRDLPYDPRYLQPLSGRYFQIALVRGDGRLQTQTISPSLVDAEIRLPPNVLREIAAARPGDGARYFSINGPDGGDLRIVTRLEAIPEVEGRYVFVVGVATAAILAPAANLVGWAFAVFVIFCALMVAAVSVLQVRIGLEPLHELQRDIAAVRRGDADRLDGDYPAEIQPVTDELNALVDHNREVVERARRHVGNLAHALKTPIAVLKNAAASGGEDAVMKQSIEEMEAFVERQLRRARVAARAEASAGATIAYRTPVLQNLEDLVFMMEQKYDSTKAMDISIEAETDVTFRGEREDLLEMAANLIDNACKYGASQVIVRLLPAFDSKGLFEIVVEDDGPGLSDAEIARAMERGARLDEAAPGQGLGLSILQETVELYAGELIFERGQLGGLKARLRLPATD, via the coding sequence GTGACGGCTTCTGCCGGAAGCATCATTCAGCGCTTCCGGGCGGCCATACGCCACTCGCTTGCCGCCCGCCTTCTGACCATCGCCGTTGTCAGTGTGTTTGGGCTCGTGCTCATGGGCTGGATTGCGCATGCGCAATTCAATGCGCAGTTGTTACGTCTGCTGATCGATCCAGAAATTGAAAGCGTTGCAGACGATCTCATCGGCAATGCCGGGCCGGGTTTGAGCGACGAATTGATCCTGCGCGATCTGCCTTATGACCCGCGCTATCTGCAGCCGCTCAGCGGGCGATATTTTCAGATCGCGCTCGTGCGCGGCGACGGGCGATTGCAGACGCAGACGATTTCGCCCTCGCTTGTGGATGCAGAAATCCGGTTGCCGCCAAATGTGTTGCGCGAGATCGCTGCGGCGCGTCCGGGAGATGGCGCGCGCTATTTCAGCATCAATGGCCCCGATGGCGGCGATCTGCGGATTGTGACGCGGTTGGAGGCTATTCCAGAGGTCGAGGGACGCTACGTTTTCGTCGTTGGCGTTGCGACGGCGGCAATCTTGGCGCCCGCCGCGAATTTGGTGGGCTGGGCGTTCGCGGTGTTCGTCATTTTCTGCGCCCTGATGGTTGCGGCGGTTTCGGTGCTGCAGGTTCGGATCGGGCTTGAGCCATTGCATGAATTGCAGCGCGATATTGCAGCTGTTCGGCGCGGCGATGCCGACCGGCTCGACGGCGATTATCCGGCGGAAATTCAGCCGGTCACGGATGAACTCAATGCGCTGGTTGATCACAATCGTGAGGTGGTCGAGCGCGCGCGGCGTCACGTGGGCAATCTCGCGCATGCGCTGAAAACACCGATCGCGGTGTTGAAGAACGCTGCCGCCAGCGGCGGCGAAGATGCGGTGATGAAGCAGTCTATCGAAGAGATGGAAGCCTTCGTGGAGCGACAGCTTCGCCGTGCTCGCGTTGCGGCGCGCGCGGAAGCGAGCGCTGGCGCTACAATCGCCTACCGCACGCCAGTGCTGCAGAACCTCGAAGACCTCGTTTTCATGATGGAGCAGAAGTACGACTCCACCAAAGCGATGGACATTTCGATCGAGGCCGAGACCGACGTGACCTTCCGCGGCGAGCGCGAAGACTTACTGGAGATGGCCGCCAATCTGATCGATAACGCCTGCAAGTATGGCGCGAGCCAAGTAATCGTCCGGCTGTTGCCGGCGTTCGACTCGAAAGGCTTGTTCGAAATCGTCGTGGAGGACGATGGGCCGGGCCTTTCGGATGCGGAAATCGCCCGAGCAATGGAACGTGGCGCACGCTTGGATGAAGCGGCGCCTGGCCAGGGGCTCGGGCTCTCGATTTTACAGGAAACTGTAGAATTGTACGCGGGCGAGTTGATCTTTGAGCGGGGTCAACTCGGTGGCCTGAAAGCTAGGCTCAGATTGCCGGCGACTGATTGA
- the ccmE gene encoding cytochrome c maturation protein CcmE yields the protein MRRRDQRLMIIGVAGAVLVLAATLTFAGLRDSVVYFVAPSELSTKAEAGQRIRLGGLVVEGTVHTDAHVTTFSVTDGATEVQVRYEGLLPDLFREGQGVVCEGEWMPGEAFHADRVLAKHDENYMPREVAEALKERGEWKGQGSP from the coding sequence ATGCGTAGGCGCGATCAGCGTTTGATGATCATCGGCGTGGCGGGCGCCGTGTTGGTGTTGGCCGCGACGCTGACGTTCGCGGGACTGCGCGACTCGGTTGTGTACTTCGTGGCGCCGTCGGAACTTTCGACGAAAGCTGAGGCGGGGCAGCGGATACGCCTCGGCGGCCTTGTCGTTGAAGGCACGGTTCATACCGACGCGCACGTAACGACGTTCTCGGTGACCGACGGCGCAACCGAAGTGCAGGTGCGTTACGAAGGCTTGCTGCCTGATCTCTTCCGCGAAGGTCAGGGCGTTGTGTGTGAGGGCGAGTGGATGCCGGGTGAAGCGTTCCACGCCGATCGCGTGCTCGCCAAGCACGATGAAAACTACATGCCGCGTGAAGTCGCCGAGGCTCTGAAGGAGCGCGGCGAATGGAAGGGGCAGGGTTCGCCATGA